A genomic segment from Hemitrygon akajei chromosome 27, sHemAka1.3, whole genome shotgun sequence encodes:
- the LOC140717200 gene encoding colipase-like, translating to MKLTLLYLACCIAVGIAAPERGLFLNLKNGELCIGSFQCKSGCCQRETGLSLARCAGQGAEGNSCSNHLLYNVYYKCPCENGLKCEGDKSIIGSITNTNFGICKDPNSIA from the exons ATGAAGTTAACGTTGCTTTACCTGGCATGCTGCATTGCAGTGGGAATAGCAGCTCCCGAGAGAGgcttgtttctgaacctg aaaaatggagagctttgcATTGGAAGCTTTCAGTGTAAGAGTGGCTGCTGTCAACGAGAGACTGGATTGAGTCTTGCAAGGTGTGCCGGTCAAGGTGCTGAAGGAAACTCATGCTCAAATCAT CTCCTGTATAATGTTTATTACAAGTGCCCCTGTGAAAATGGTCTGAAATGCGAAGGTGATAAATCCATCATTGGTTCAATAACAAACACTAACTTTGGTATCTGCAAGGACCCAAACAGCATTGCTTAA